From the genome of Xyrauchen texanus isolate HMW12.3.18 chromosome 22, RBS_HiC_50CHRs, whole genome shotgun sequence, one region includes:
- the LOC127662449 gene encoding bone morphogenetic protein 2-like — MVSSGCALMVLMVTQVFCGGSSGLVPQIGRSSLSQDVLQAFEIRLLSMFGLQNRPSPSRSAVVPQYMMDLYSMHSVNAEQHYSNRASVTGKGSERSASRANTIRSFQHDESTEDLSSLSGKTTQRFVFNLSSIPGEEFVTSAELRIFREQVMSFLGNGSMGYHRINIHEIIKPSGSFKEPIMRLLDTRLVHHSLSKWESFDVSPAVMRWTADGHPNRGFVVEIVHPDGTEEDSKRHVRVSRSLHDREDTWPQMRPLLVTYSHDGKGNVLHSREKRQVRTNKQRKKHKANCRRHSLYVDFSDVGWNDWIVAPPGYHAFYCQGECPFPLADHLNSTNHAIVQTLVNSVNNNIPKACCVPTDLSPVSLLYLDEYERVILKNYQDMVVEGCGCR; from the exons ATGGTCTCCTCCGGCTGCGCTCTCATGGTTCTCATGGTCACCCAGGTGTTCTGTGGAGGCTCCAGTGGACTCGTTCCTCAGATCGGCCGCTCCTCGCTGTCTCAGGACGTCCTGCAAGCGTTTGAAATTCGACTTCTGAGCATGTTTGGTCTCCAGAACAGACCCAGTCCTAGCAGGTCCGCGGTGGTTCCGCAATACATGATGGACTTGTACTCGATGCACTCGGTGAATGCGGAGCAGCATTACAGCAACCGAGCAAGTGTCACCGGGAAAGGTTCGGAAAGATCCGCCAGCCGCGCAAATACAATAAGGAGCTTCCAGCATGATG AATCCACGGAGGATCTGTCGAGCTTGAGCGGAAAGACGACGCAACGGTTCGTCTTCAACCTGAGCTCCATCCCCGGTGAGGAGTTCGTCACATCGGCAGAGCTGCGGATTTTCAGAGAGCAGGTTATGAGTTTTCTTGGTAACGGTAGCATGGGATACCACCGCATTAACATTCACGAGATCATCAAACCTTCCGGTTCCTTCAAAGAACCAATCATGAGACTCCTCGACACTAGGCTGGTTCACCACAGCTTGAGTAAATGGGAGAGTTTTGACGTGAGCCCGGCTGTCATGCGGTGGACTGCGGACGGACACCCTAACCGTGGCTTCGTGGTGGAAATTGTACACCCGGACGGCACTGAAGAGGACTCCAAAAGACACGTACGTGTCAGTAGGTCCCTGCACGACAGGGAGGACACCTGGCCTCAAATGAGGCCGCTTTTGGTGACCTACAGCCATGACGGAAAGGGCAACGTGCTGCACTCTCGCGAGAAACGGCAAGTACGGACAAACAAACAACGGAAGAAGCACAAAGCGAATTGTAGAAGACACTCGCTCTATGTGGACTTTAGCGATGTCGGGTGGAACGATTGGATAGTCGCCCCACCGGGTTACCACGCATTTTACTGCCAGGGCGAGTGCCCGTTTCCTCTGGCGGACCATTTGAACTCCACCAACCACGCTATTGTACAGACACTGGTCAACTCTGTGAACAACAACATTCCCAAAGCGTGCTGTGTGCCCACAGACTTGAGTCCGGTTTCTCTGCTCTATCTAGACGAATATGAGCGAGTGATCCTAAAAAACTACCAGGACATGGTCGTTGAGGGTTGCGGATGCCGTTGA